GCGGCCGCGCCGCACCGGCAAACGCTCCAATCGCGGTTGGCTCACGCGCCTGGCGCTGATCGCGGTCATCGCCCTCTCCGCGATCGGCATCCTCGGCACCGCCGGGACCATCGCCGCGGTCGACTACTTCGCCGGCGACCTGCCGTCCATCGACGCCCTGCAGACGGCCAAGCTGACGCAGACGACCCGCATCCTCGACCGCAACGGCAACCTGATCGAGGCGCTGTACCACGAGAACCGCACGGTCGTCCCGCTGAGCAAGATCAGCGTCAAGCTCCAGCGGGCCACGATCGCCACCGAGGACCGCACCTTCTACGCCAACAGCGGCGTCGATTACCGGCGGTTGATGATCGCCGTCTTCTACGACCTCACTCATCACTCCGCGACATTGGGCGGCTCGACGATCACCGAACAGGTGGTCAAGAACGACGTCCTCGACACCCAGGAGTCACAGAGCCGGACCATCAGCCGCAAGTTCCACGAGCTGCTGCTCGCGGAGGAGATGGAGCGCCGGTATTCGAAGCAGCAGATCCTCGAGCTCTACCTCAACAGCATTCCTTACGGGAACGGGGCGTACGGCGCCGAAGCGGCCGCAGAGACCTATTTCCAGGTCCATGCCAGCGACCTGAGCTGGGCCCAGGCGAGCTTTCTCGCCGGCCTGCCCCAGGCGCCGGCCGACTACGACCCCTTCGGCACGCCCGACCAGCTCCAGGCCGCCAAGTGGCGGTGGCATGCGGTGCTGGAGGGGATGGTGTCGGTGGGCGACCTGAGCGCCTCGGCGGCCGACGCGGCCTATCGCAGCGACCTGATCGCGAAGATGCTCGCGGCCCACAAGGCGCTGCCCGCGCAGCGCAACCCGCTGACCGCGCACTTCGCCGACTACGTGGAGCAGTACATCGCCCAGCGGTACGGCCAGCGGGCGCTATACGACGGGGGCCTCACGGTAACGACGACGCTGGACCTCGGCACGCAGGCGAATGCCGACAAGTGGGTCAAGGCGGGAGTGCACGCGTACGCCCGTCGCGGCGTGAACACCGGCGCCATGCTGGTCATGAATCCCAGCGACGGGGAGATCCTCGCCATGGTCGGCAGCGCGGACTACAACAACGCCACCATCCGCGGGCAGATCAACCTCACGGGGGTCGATCCGCTCGGGTGGCGCGGCATCGGCTCCTCGTTCAAGGCCTACACCTACGCGGCCGCGCTGCAGGCGGGATTGGTGACGCCCGCGACCCCGCTGAACGATGAGAGCGGCGTCATCGGCGGCCACACCTTCAATGACTGGGACGCCAAGCACGAGGGCTGGATAACGCTCCGCAAGGCTCTGGCGGAATCGCGCAACCTGCCTGCGCTGTGGACGTACGGCCAGGAGGGCGGCGATCGCGTGGTCTCTTTCATGCACAACCTCGGCATCACCGCCGCCATCGAAAACCCCGCCGGCGTGGCCACCACGCTGGGCCACGACCCGATCTCCATGGAGGAGCATCTCGCCGCCTACTCGGCGTTCGACAACGGCGGATATCGGATCAGCGGGCACCCCGTGCTGAAAGTCACCGATCCCAGCGGCAAGGTGCTGGAGGCATTCGATCCGGCCGCGGGTCGCGTGCAGGTGATCAGCCCCGACCTGGGATACCTCATGACCGATCTCCTCCGAGGCCCGGTCAAGCTCTACCTGGGCGACCTGGGCCGTCGGCCGGCCGCGGGCAAATCGGGGACGACCGAGGCCTACACCGGCTCGATCTTCATCGGCTACACCCCCGACCTGGCGGTCGCCGCGTCGCTGATGCACATCGACGCCGGCCCCACCTGCGACTCCGGCTACGCGTATCTCGCGACCAACTTCCAGCCCTCGGGCTGGCTCTGCCCCACGTCGGTCCTCTTCGGGGAGAACGTGGGGGTCTCGGTCTGGAAGCCGTTCCTGGAGGAGTACTACTCGTCCCACCCGTGGCCCGCCATGTGGGTGCAGCCACCCGGCGTCGTCACGCGGCAGGTCTGCGCCTACGACGGCGGCACGATCGCCAGCGGCGGCTACAACGAGATCTTTCTCAAGGGCGCCGGCGAGCCGAACTACCCATGCGGTGCCAACCCACACCCGGGCCAGGCGCCATATGCGCTGCCGTCGCCCAGCCCGC
Above is a genomic segment from bacterium containing:
- a CDS encoding penicillin-binding protein, with product MASRPKRRTRTRERPRRTGKRSNRGWLTRLALIAVIALSAIGILGTAGTIAAVDYFAGDLPSIDALQTAKLTQTTRILDRNGNLIEALYHENRTVVPLSKISVKLQRATIATEDRTFYANSGVDYRRLMIAVFYDLTHHSATLGGSTITEQVVKNDVLDTQESQSRTISRKFHELLLAEEMERRYSKQQILELYLNSIPYGNGAYGAEAAAETYFQVHASDLSWAQASFLAGLPQAPADYDPFGTPDQLQAAKWRWHAVLEGMVSVGDLSASAADAAYRSDLIAKMLAAHKALPAQRNPLTAHFADYVEQYIAQRYGQRALYDGGLTVTTTLDLGTQANADKWVKAGVHAYARRGVNTGAMLVMNPSDGEILAMVGSADYNNATIRGQINLTGVDPLGWRGIGSSFKAYTYAAALQAGLVTPATPLNDESGVIGGHTFNDWDAKHEGWITLRKALAESRNLPALWTYGQEGGDRVVSFMHNLGITAAIENPAGVATTLGHDPISMEEHLAAYSAFDNGGYRISGHPVLKVTDPSGKVLEAFDPAAGRVQVISPDLGYLMTDLLRGPVKLYLGDLGRRPAAGKSGTTEAYTGSIFIGYTPDLAVAASLMHIDAGPTCDSGYAYLATNFQPSGWLCPTSVLFGENVGVSVWKPFLEEYYSSHPWPAMWVQPPGVVTRQVCAYDGGTIASGGYNEIFLKGAGEPNYPCGANPHPGQAPYALPSPSPPPSPSPGPSPSPGPSPSPTPH